One region of Acomys russatus chromosome 8, mAcoRus1.1, whole genome shotgun sequence genomic DNA includes:
- the Ubxn7 gene encoding UBX domain-containing protein 7, with amino-acid sequence MAAHGGSAASSALKGLIQQFTAITGASESVGKHMLEACNNNLEMAVTMFLDGGGIAEEPSTSSASVSTVRPHTEEEVRAPIPQKQEILVEPEPLFGAPKRRRPARSIFDGFRDFQTETIRQEQELRNGGAIDKKLTTLADLFRPPIDLMHKGSFETAKECGQMQNKWLMINIQNVQDFACQCLNRDVWSNEAVKNIIREHFIFWQVYHDSEEGQRYIQFYKLGDFPYVSILDPRTGQKLVEWHQLDVSSFLDQVTGFLGEHGQLDGLSSSPPKKCARSESLIDASEDSQLEAAIRASLQETHFDSAQAKQDGRSDEESESELFSGSEEFISVCGSDEEEEVENLAKSRKSPHKDLGHRKEENRRPLTDPPARTEPGTATNHQGLPAMDSEVLEMSPEKSDGIVEGIDVNGPKAQLMLRYPDGKREQITLPEQAKLLALVKHVQSKGYPNERFELLTNFPRRKLSHLDYDITLQEAGLCPQETVFVQERN; translated from the exons GTGCAAGTGAGAGTGTAGGAAAACATATGCTTGAAGCTTGTAACAACAACCTGGAGATGGCAGTCACCATGTTTTTGGATGGTGGAGGAATTGCTGAAGAGCCCAGTACCAGTTCAGCAAGTGTCTCTACTGTCAGACCACACACAGA agaagAAGTTCGTGCTCCAATTCCTCAAAAGCAAGAAATATTGGTGGAGCCAGAACCTTTGTTTGGTG CTCCAAAAAGACGAAGGCCTGCACGTTCAATTTTTGATGGTTTCCGAGATTTTCAAACTGAAACTA TTAGGCAGGAACAGGAATTAAGAAATGGAGGAGCTATAGATAAGAAACTGACAACCCTTGCAGATCTGTTCCGGCCCCCAATTGACTTGATGCACAAAGGCAGCTTTGAAACA GCCAAAGAATGTGGTCAGATGCAGAATAAGTGGCTGATGATAAACATTCAAAACGTACAAGACTTTGCATGCCAGTGCCTCAACCGCGACGTGTGGAGCAATGAGGCTGTGAAGAATATTATCCGGGAACATTTCATTTTCTGGCAG GTTTATCACGACAGCGAGGAAGGTCAGAGATATATACAGTTTTATAAACTAGGGGATTTCCCCTATGTTTCCATTTTAGACCCAAGAACAG gtcaGAAGCTAGTAGAATGGCACCAATTAGATGTATCTTCTTTCTTGGACCAAGTAACAGGGTTTCTGGGTGAACATGGGCAATTGGATGGACTTTCTAGCAGCCCCCCCAAAAAGTGTGCCCGATCA GAGAGCCTCATAGATGCCAGTGAAGACAGCCAACTGGAAGCTGCCATCAGAGCCTCCTTGCAAGAGACACATTTCGACTCAGCACAGGCAAAACAGGATGGCCGCTCAGATGAAGAATCTGAATCGGAACTTTTTTCTGGCAGTGAAGAATTCATATCGGTTTGTGGCtctgatgaagaagaggaggtagagaatCTTGCTAAGTCCAGAAAGTCTCCTCATAAAGATTTGGGGCATAGAAAAGAGGAGAACAGAAGGCCACTGACTGACCCCCCAGCCAGAACTGAGCCGGGCACAGCCACAAACCATCAAGGATTGCCAGCCATGGATTCTGAGGTCTTGGAGATGTCACCTGAAAAGTCAGATGGAATAGTGGAGGGGATAGATGTAAATG GACCAAAAGCACAGCTGATGCTGCGGTACCCAGATGGAAAAAGGGAGCAGATCACTCTTCCAGAGCAGGCTAAATTGCTG GCTTTGGTGAAGCATGTCCAGTCTAAAGGATATCCAAATGAACGTTTTGAACTTCTTACCAACTTCCCTCGGAGGAAGCTTTCTCATCTGGACTATGACATTACCCTACAAGAGGCAGGCCTCTGTCCTCAAGAGACTGTCTTTGTACAGGAGAGAAATTAA